From the genome of Nocardia sp. NBC_01503, one region includes:
- a CDS encoding glucose 1-dehydrogenase, whose protein sequence is MGRVSTKNVIVTGGARGMGAAFARKLVAEGATVVITDVLTAEGAALAAELGDSALFLPLDVTDESAWNDVVTQAESTFGPVSGLVNNAGIVHVDPIEKLSEADYRKVIDVNQLGVFLGMKAVIGSMRKAGVGSIVNISSTGGIIGYSNIIGYVASKWAVRGMSKTAAQEFAPDNVRVNSVHPGIVATEMVATSERSQSIASKQPIARPGTPEELANLVLFLISDESSYSTGSEFIADGGFTTQ, encoded by the coding sequence ATGGGACGGGTAAGCACCAAGAACGTCATCGTCACCGGTGGTGCGCGCGGTATGGGCGCGGCCTTCGCGCGCAAGCTGGTCGCCGAGGGCGCGACCGTGGTCATCACCGATGTGCTGACCGCCGAGGGCGCGGCTCTCGCCGCCGAACTCGGCGACTCGGCGCTGTTCCTGCCGCTGGATGTCACCGATGAATCGGCCTGGAATGATGTTGTCACACAGGCGGAATCGACGTTCGGTCCGGTCTCCGGCCTGGTCAACAACGCGGGTATCGTGCACGTCGACCCGATCGAGAAGCTGTCCGAAGCCGACTACCGCAAGGTCATCGACGTCAATCAGCTCGGCGTGTTCCTGGGTATGAAGGCCGTGATCGGCTCCATGCGCAAGGCCGGGGTCGGATCGATCGTGAATATCTCCTCGACCGGCGGCATCATCGGCTACTCGAACATCATCGGATATGTGGCCTCCAAATGGGCGGTGCGCGGTATGTCCAAGACCGCCGCACAGGAATTCGCGCCCGACAATGTGCGCGTCAATTCGGTCCACCCGGGCATTGTCGCGACCGAGATGGTCGCGACTTCCGAACGCTCGCAATCGATTGCGTCCAAGCAGCCGATCGCGCGGCCGGGCACCCCCGAGGAACTGGCCAATCTGGTCCTGTTCCTCATCTCCGACGAGTCCTCCTACAGCACCGGGTCGGAATTCATTGCCGACGGCGGCTTCACCACTCAGTAA
- a CDS encoding glucose 1-dehydrogenase yields MADLTGKVALITGAARGQGAAEARLFVERGARVLITDVLETEGKELAESLGDAAGFVKHDVSDTDSWDAAVAVALSTFGKLDVLVNNAAIYTMKPLMETESAELERILKVNLIGAFNGIKAVVPAMQAVGGGSIVNISSQSGLEGLMNHAAYGSSKWGLRGLSKVAALELGLSQIRVNSVYPGPIATPMVPYLTTGPGSFPNLPLERSGLPEEVAELVAFLASDAAGYITGAEVAIDGGLAAGKFIPRGM; encoded by the coding sequence ATGGCTGATCTCACAGGCAAAGTCGCCCTGATCACCGGCGCCGCGCGCGGCCAGGGCGCGGCCGAGGCCCGACTGTTCGTCGAGCGCGGCGCGCGGGTGCTCATCACCGACGTACTCGAGACCGAGGGTAAGGAGCTCGCCGAATCCCTCGGCGACGCAGCGGGTTTCGTCAAGCACGATGTCTCGGACACCGACAGCTGGGATGCCGCCGTCGCGGTGGCCCTCTCGACCTTCGGCAAGCTCGACGTCCTGGTCAACAATGCCGCGATCTACACCATGAAGCCGCTCATGGAGACCGAATCCGCTGAGCTGGAACGGATTCTGAAAGTGAACCTGATCGGCGCGTTCAACGGCATCAAGGCCGTGGTTCCGGCCATGCAGGCCGTCGGCGGCGGCTCCATCGTCAATATCTCCTCGCAGTCCGGGCTGGAGGGTCTGATGAACCATGCCGCCTACGGCTCCTCCAAATGGGGTCTGCGCGGGCTCAGCAAGGTCGCCGCGCTGGAGCTGGGTCTGTCCCAGATCCGGGTCAACTCGGTGTATCCCGGCCCGATCGCCACCCCGATGGTGCCCTATCTGACCACCGGTCCGGGCAGCTTCCCGAACCTGCCGCTGGAGCGCAGCGGATTGCCCGAGGAGGTCGCCGAACTGGTGGCATTCCTGGCCTCGGATGCGGCGGGATACATCACCGGCGCCGAGGTCGCCATCGACGGCGGTCTGGCCGCGGGCAAGTTCATTCCGCGCGGCATGTAG
- a CDS encoding LLM class flavin-dependent oxidoreductase — protein sequence MKFSMIFEAQMTDPTAAHEAQVLRDSVEQAVLADQVGFDTVWAVEHHGLKWYAHMSAPEIFLTWVAARTERIRIGHGVVCMPFNFNHPVRAAERAAMLDVLSGGRVNLGAGRGATAVETSMCGVDPARTYQEVEESLRMIAAAWQHPENEFSYHGELLDIEPHHLLPRPVQRPHPPLFMACTKKDTLKLAADYGIGALVLGFAGIEEIAELRRIYDTALAERTGERFVSTVVNDHFAALCPTIVLDDRERARQIGARGQRFFAQAIKHYYGAGPVPDEAVEPGVDQMAKMREAAEEHVAYLHEAKIPVKSGSTAIFNTEHAYGNAEDAVAYVERLRDAGADEILCLIQMGTVPQDACMETIRQWGEHVIPHFRNK from the coding sequence ATGAAGTTCTCGATGATCTTCGAAGCACAGATGACGGACCCCACCGCCGCGCATGAGGCGCAGGTATTGCGCGACAGCGTCGAGCAGGCCGTGCTCGCCGATCAGGTCGGATTCGACACCGTCTGGGCGGTCGAGCATCACGGGCTCAAGTGGTACGCGCATATGAGCGCGCCGGAGATCTTCCTGACCTGGGTGGCGGCGCGGACCGAGCGGATTCGCATCGGGCACGGCGTGGTGTGTATGCCGTTCAACTTCAACCATCCGGTGCGGGCGGCCGAGCGCGCCGCCATGCTCGATGTGCTGTCGGGCGGACGGGTGAACCTGGGCGCGGGGCGCGGAGCCACCGCCGTGGAGACCTCCATGTGCGGTGTCGATCCCGCGCGCACCTATCAGGAGGTGGAGGAATCACTCCGGATGATCGCCGCCGCCTGGCAGCATCCGGAGAACGAATTCTCCTATCACGGTGAGCTTTTGGATATCGAGCCGCATCATCTGCTGCCGCGGCCGGTGCAGCGCCCGCATCCGCCGCTGTTCATGGCGTGCACGAAGAAGGACACGCTGAAGCTGGCGGCCGACTACGGAATCGGCGCACTGGTACTCGGCTTCGCCGGTATCGAGGAGATCGCCGAACTGCGGCGCATCTACGACACCGCCCTTGCCGAGCGCACCGGGGAACGCTTCGTCTCCACCGTGGTCAATGATCACTTCGCGGCGCTGTGCCCGACCATCGTGCTCGATGATCGCGAGCGCGCCCGGCAGATCGGGGCGCGCGGGCAGCGGTTCTTCGCACAGGCGATCAAGCACTACTACGGTGCGGGTCCGGTGCCCGACGAGGCGGTCGAACCGGGCGTCGATCAAATGGCCAAGATGCGCGAGGCCGCCGAGGAACACGTCGCCTACCTGCATGAAGCCAAGATTCCGGTGAAGTCCGGATCCACCGCCATCTTCAATACCGAGCACGCCTACGGCAATGCCGAGGATGCCGTCGCGTATGTGGAGCGACTGCGGGACGCCGGTGCCGACGAAATCCTGTGCCTGATCCAGATGGGCACGGTGCCGCAGGACGCCTGTATGGAGACCATCCGTCAGTGGGGCGAGCACGTCATTCCCCACTTCCGCAACAAGTAG
- the kstD gene encoding 3-oxosteroid 1-dehydrogenase yields MEFEFDVVVVGSGAAGMTAALTAAYRGLSVTLIEKSRLFGGSTARSGGGVWVPNNPVLQAAGVPDSPTMAKTYLKAVVGERVPEAKQQAFLDHGPEMFSYIGARSKHWEFVYDRGYSDYHPEFPGGLAQGRSIEPAVIDGRLLGGDLHKINQPTMSAPKGIAITVSDFHDLNMIARTWTGKKTAMKVGARTALALAKGALPLSLGKALAARLWLSLRDAGVPVWLNTPLTELITENGVVVGVRAEHEGRPVVIKAKRGVVLAAGGFEHNLEMRKKYISGPQSTEWTVGAIENVGEGIVAGQNIGAAVDLMDDAWWGPSVRSPEGRPPFFCLAERSQPGAIMVNNNGERFVNESAPYVNVVHKMYEDEANGTGSIPAHFIFDQNFRDRYLFLGNFPKRPLPQAYFDKGIIKQADTLEELARKLDIPAEKLAATVRRFNGFAEAGRDEDFLRGDSAYDRYYGDPTVKPNPTLAPLTRGPFYAVEMVPGDLGTKGGLVTDEHSRVLDENGSVIAGLYAAGNNSAAVMGNDYAGAGATIGPAMVFGYIAANHMADAEPVEAVPAPVKKTARGGAAQRNAASTAVAQN; encoded by the coding sequence ATGGAATTCGAATTCGACGTCGTCGTCGTCGGCTCCGGCGCGGCCGGTATGACCGCCGCCCTGACCGCCGCCTATCGCGGACTGTCGGTAACCCTCATCGAGAAGAGCCGGTTGTTCGGCGGCTCCACCGCGCGCTCCGGCGGCGGTGTGTGGGTGCCCAATAACCCGGTGCTGCAGGCCGCGGGTGTGCCGGACAGCCCGACCATGGCCAAGACCTACCTGAAAGCCGTTGTCGGCGAACGGGTTCCCGAGGCCAAGCAGCAGGCTTTCCTGGATCACGGCCCGGAGATGTTCTCCTACATCGGCGCTCGCTCCAAGCATTGGGAATTCGTATACGACCGTGGCTATTCCGACTACCATCCGGAGTTCCCGGGCGGTCTGGCACAGGGCCGCAGTATCGAGCCCGCCGTCATCGACGGCCGACTGCTCGGCGGTGATCTGCACAAGATCAATCAGCCGACCATGTCCGCGCCCAAGGGCATCGCCATCACGGTCAGTGACTTCCACGACCTGAATATGATCGCCCGCACCTGGACCGGCAAGAAGACCGCCATGAAGGTCGGCGCGCGCACCGCGCTGGCCCTGGCCAAGGGCGCGCTGCCGCTGAGCCTGGGCAAGGCCCTGGCCGCTCGGCTGTGGTTGTCGCTGCGCGATGCCGGGGTGCCGGTGTGGCTGAATACGCCGCTCACCGAACTGATTACGGAGAACGGTGTGGTGGTCGGCGTGCGCGCCGAACATGAGGGCCGCCCCGTGGTCATCAAGGCCAAGCGCGGCGTCGTACTCGCCGCGGGCGGCTTCGAGCACAACCTCGAGATGCGCAAGAAGTACATCTCCGGTCCGCAGTCCACCGAATGGACCGTCGGCGCGATCGAGAATGTCGGCGAGGGCATTGTCGCGGGCCAGAACATCGGCGCGGCAGTCGATCTCATGGATGACGCCTGGTGGGGTCCGTCGGTGCGCAGCCCCGAGGGCCGTCCGCCGTTCTTCTGCCTGGCCGAGCGTTCACAGCCCGGCGCCATCATGGTCAACAACAATGGTGAGCGCTTCGTCAACGAATCCGCGCCGTATGTGAATGTCGTGCACAAGATGTACGAGGACGAGGCGAACGGCACCGGCAGCATTCCGGCGCACTTCATCTTCGATCAGAACTTCCGCGACCGGTACCTGTTCCTCGGCAACTTCCCCAAACGTCCACTGCCCCAGGCGTACTTCGACAAGGGCATCATCAAGCAGGCCGACACCCTGGAAGAGTTGGCGCGCAAGCTGGATATTCCGGCGGAGAAGCTGGCCGCGACCGTGCGGCGCTTCAACGGTTTCGCCGAGGCCGGACGCGATGAGGACTTCCTGCGCGGCGACTCCGCCTACGACCGCTACTACGGCGATCCGACGGTGAAGCCCAATCCGACCCTGGCCCCGCTGACCCGAGGTCCGTTCTACGCGGTCGAGATGGTGCCGGGTGACCTGGGCACCAAGGGTGGTCTGGTCACCGATGAGCACTCGCGGGTGCTCGACGAGAACGGCTCCGTGATCGCGGGTCTGTATGCGGCGGGCAATAATTCGGCCGCCGTCATGGGTAATGACTACGCCGGCGCGGGCGCGACCATCGGCCCCGCCATGGTGTTCGGCTATATCGCCGCCAATCACATGGCCGATGCCGAGCCCGTCGAGGCGGTTCCGGCTCCCGTCAAGAAGACCGCGCGAGGTGGTGCGGCGCAGCGCAATGCGGCCTCGACCGCCGTGGCGCAGAACTAG
- a CDS encoding MBL fold metallo-hydrolase, translating to MTELAPWQRTHLGPVQVTAAPAKHGVPEVTFVLRADGDTVYFGADTLRIRELDEVARRFPEIDLALLPINGLSIRPLLNHRVVMDAAEAADLTRALRPRLAVPIHYAFTSGPLGDRVMTKSVRNRPDLYRDAAADLAPETTVHVLDPGISLTV from the coding sequence ATGACCGAGTTGGCACCCTGGCAGCGCACCCACCTGGGCCCGGTGCAGGTGACCGCCGCACCCGCGAAACACGGTGTCCCCGAAGTGACTTTCGTACTGCGCGCCGACGGCGACACCGTCTATTTCGGGGCCGACACCCTGCGCATCCGCGAGCTCGACGAGGTCGCGCGCCGCTTCCCCGAGATCGATCTGGCGCTGCTGCCCATCAATGGTCTGAGCATTCGGCCGCTGCTGAATCATCGGGTCGTCATGGACGCCGCCGAGGCCGCCGATCTCACCCGCGCACTGCGTCCGCGTCTGGCGGTTCCCATTCACTACGCCTTCACCAGTGGCCCGCTCGGCGATCGCGTCATGACCAAATCCGTGCGCAATCGCCCGGATCTGTATCGCGATGCCGCGGCCGATCTCGCGCCGGAAACCACGGTGCACGTACTGGATCCGGGCATTTCGCTCACGGTCTGA
- a CDS encoding SDR family NAD(P)-dependent oxidoreductase: protein MKDFHGKVAVITGAGAGIGRALALELARGGAQLALSGRNLESVAETAALCEKAGAKARAYKLDVTDRAAVYAHADAVVADFGKVNIVVNNAGVSLTANVEDVSWEDFEWIFNINFWGTANGTKAFLPHVIASGDGHIANVSSMFGLVACPSQSGYSSSKYAMHAFTDALRQEMIIAGHKVGVSSVHPGMIKTEIAWKARASANRDRDALAQNFDGLAKTTPEQCAQIIANGMKKNKPLILIGTDAKAMNWMRRLLGSAYMKPLTAQMRKEI, encoded by the coding sequence ATGAAGGACTTCCACGGCAAAGTCGCCGTAATCACCGGTGCCGGTGCGGGTATCGGCCGCGCACTCGCCCTGGAGCTGGCGCGGGGTGGCGCGCAGCTGGCGCTGTCGGGCCGCAATCTGGAGAGCGTCGCCGAGACCGCGGCGCTGTGTGAGAAGGCCGGCGCCAAGGCCCGCGCCTACAAGCTGGACGTGACCGATCGCGCCGCCGTCTACGCGCACGCCGATGCGGTCGTCGCCGACTTCGGCAAGGTCAATATCGTGGTCAACAATGCCGGAGTCTCGCTGACCGCCAATGTCGAAGACGTCAGCTGGGAAGACTTCGAGTGGATCTTCAATATCAACTTCTGGGGTACCGCGAACGGCACCAAGGCATTCCTGCCGCATGTCATCGCCTCCGGTGACGGGCATATCGCCAATGTGTCCTCCATGTTCGGGCTCGTGGCCTGCCCGAGTCAGAGTGGTTACAGCTCTTCGAAGTACGCCATGCACGCCTTCACCGACGCCCTGCGTCAGGAGATGATCATCGCGGGCCACAAGGTCGGCGTCTCATCCGTACACCCGGGCATGATCAAAACCGAAATCGCTTGGAAGGCAAGGGCTTCGGCCAATCGCGACCGGGACGCGCTGGCGCAGAACTTCGACGGCCTGGCCAAGACCACCCCGGAGCAGTGCGCCCAGATCATCGCCAACGGTATGAAGAAGAACAAACCACTCATCCTGATCGGCACCGACGCCAAGGCCATGAACTGGATGCGCCGTCTGCTCGGCTCGGCTTACATGAAGCCGCTGACCGCGCAGATGCGCAAGGAGATCTGA
- a CDS encoding alpha/beta hydrolase produces MPLSPEWQVFVDAATAAFPELGTEVVDAAEARAFLAARPAPPAVEPVPVAAVEDWLVPGPADAPEVPVRIYRPLDAENVPGVVVFYHGGGFVLCDLDSHDKFCRVMANAAGALVISVDYRRAPDARFPAAAADAYAVLRWVADNAEALGGDPARIAVAGDSAGGNLATVAALQARDNGGPDLVFQLLMYPMLDPACDTASYTENAAGYFTTAPQLRWYWEQYLNSPTAADDPYANPMLADLTGLPPAHIATAEFDPLRDEGEIYGKLLREAGVRTEIRRWAGTIHGFMSMAWQLPETQRANATAFAALRQALARTASQAR; encoded by the coding sequence ATGCCACTGTCGCCCGAATGGCAAGTCTTCGTCGACGCGGCGACCGCCGCCTTCCCCGAACTGGGCACCGAGGTGGTCGATGCCGCCGAGGCGCGCGCTTTCCTGGCCGCGCGCCCCGCACCGCCCGCCGTGGAACCCGTTCCCGTTGCGGCGGTGGAGGATTGGCTGGTACCCGGGCCCGCCGACGCACCCGAGGTGCCGGTTCGGATCTACCGTCCGCTGGACGCGGAGAACGTCCCCGGTGTGGTCGTCTTCTATCACGGCGGCGGCTTCGTACTCTGCGATCTCGACAGCCACGACAAGTTCTGCCGCGTCATGGCGAATGCGGCCGGGGCGCTGGTGATTTCGGTGGACTACCGCCGCGCGCCGGATGCCCGCTTCCCCGCCGCCGCCGCGGACGCCTATGCCGTACTGCGATGGGTCGCCGACAATGCCGAGGCCCTCGGCGGCGATCCCGCCCGCATCGCGGTCGCCGGTGACAGCGCGGGCGGTAATCTCGCGACCGTCGCCGCCCTGCAGGCCCGCGACAACGGCGGACCGGATCTGGTGTTCCAGCTGCTGATGTACCCCATGCTCGACCCGGCTTGCGATACCGCCTCCTATACCGAGAATGCCGCGGGCTACTTCACCACCGCACCCCAATTGCGCTGGTACTGGGAGCAATACCTGAACTCCCCCACCGCAGCCGACGACCCGTACGCCAATCCGATGCTCGCCGATCTCACCGGTCTCCCACCCGCCCATATCGCCACCGCCGAATTCGATCCACTGCGCGATGAGGGTGAGATCTACGGGAAGCTGCTGCGCGAGGCGGGCGTCCGCACCGAAATCCGGCGCTGGGCCGGGACCATCCACGGCTTCATGTCCATGGCCTGGCAGCTGCCGGAAACCCAGCGCGCCAACGCGACCGCCTTCGCGGCACTGCGACAGGCACTGGCCCGGACTGCCTCCCAGGCCCGCTGA
- a CDS encoding glucose 1-dehydrogenase gives MGQLDGKVALVTGGARGMGAEHVRRFVAAGARVVFGDVLDDDGKALAAEIGDAVHYVHHDVTSESDWQAAVSETVTRFGRLDVLVNNAGILRFRKLLEMSLDEWNLMQGINVTGAFLGIKSAAPAMIETGAGSIVNVSSVEGFVGAAGLSAYSASKFALRGLTKSAARELGHSGIRVNSIHPGGIATPMTASVAGATGLDGNSFFSDLPIPRWGQPVEVSEVALFLASDASSYCTGGEFVVDGGMLTSCGY, from the coding sequence GTGGGACAGCTGGACGGGAAGGTCGCCCTGGTTACGGGTGGTGCGCGCGGTATGGGTGCCGAGCATGTGCGCCGCTTCGTGGCCGCGGGCGCGCGGGTCGTGTTCGGTGATGTGCTCGACGACGACGGTAAGGCGCTGGCCGCCGAGATCGGCGACGCGGTCCACTACGTGCACCATGATGTCACCAGCGAAAGCGATTGGCAGGCAGCGGTTTCCGAGACGGTAACCCGTTTCGGCCGCCTCGATGTGCTGGTCAACAACGCGGGCATTCTTCGTTTCAGGAAGTTGCTCGAAATGAGTCTGGACGAGTGGAACCTGATGCAGGGCATCAATGTGACGGGCGCGTTCCTGGGTATCAAGAGCGCCGCGCCCGCCATGATCGAGACCGGCGCGGGCTCCATCGTCAACGTGTCCTCGGTAGAGGGTTTCGTCGGCGCTGCCGGACTGTCCGCCTACAGCGCGAGCAAGTTCGCGCTGCGCGGGCTCACCAAGTCGGCCGCTCGGGAGCTGGGGCATTCGGGTATCCGGGTGAACTCCATTCATCCCGGCGGTATCGCCACCCCGATGACCGCCTCCGTGGCCGGTGCCACCGGGTTGGACGGCAATAGTTTCTTCTCCGATCTGCCCATTCCGCGCTGGGGTCAGCCGGTCGAGGTGTCCGAGGTGGCACTCTTCCTGGCCTCCGATGCCTCGAGCTATTGCACCGGCGGCGAATTCGTCGTCGACGGCGGCATGCTCACCAGCTGCGGCTACTAA
- a CDS encoding RtcB family protein — MFPVELRGTRAQTLMWAHEYEVEPAALQQLRNIAALEWVYGVRVMPDVHLGKGATVGSVIAMREAVSPAAVGVDIGCGMEAVRTSLKASDLPDNLHALRSRIEAAVPVGFAAHQDPVNVNRLNAEVSGHRASNTLRSGWDRFWKSFDALDPAVRSRESKAHKQMGTLGGGNHFCEVCLDSDGQVWVLLHSGSRNIGKELAERHMAVARALPHNQDLPDRDLAVFVSGTPEMDAYRRDLTWAQEYAARNRAVMLALVCKAVRDEFSEREVSFDQPISCHHNYVAEEIIDGMKMLVTRKGAVRAGTGDLALIPGSMGTRSYVVRGKGNPDSFYSASHGAGRRMSRNAAKRQFTVADLIRQTEGVESRKDAGVVDEIPAAYKDIDQVIAAQGNLVDVVHTLRQVLCVKG, encoded by the coding sequence ATGTTTCCCGTCGAGCTGCGCGGTACCCGAGCGCAGACCCTCATGTGGGCCCATGAGTACGAGGTCGAGCCCGCCGCCCTGCAGCAGCTGCGCAATATCGCCGCGCTGGAGTGGGTATACGGGGTACGGGTCATGCCGGATGTGCACCTCGGCAAGGGGGCCACGGTCGGCTCCGTCATCGCTATGCGGGAGGCCGTTTCGCCCGCCGCGGTCGGGGTCGACATCGGCTGCGGGATGGAGGCCGTGCGTACTTCGCTGAAGGCTTCCGATCTGCCCGACAATCTGCATGCGCTGCGCTCGCGGATCGAGGCGGCGGTTCCGGTCGGCTTTGCCGCACATCAGGATCCGGTGAATGTGAATCGGCTCAATGCCGAGGTCTCCGGACACCGCGCGAGTAATACCCTGCGTTCGGGGTGGGACCGCTTCTGGAAGTCCTTCGATGCGTTGGATCCGGCCGTTCGGTCGCGGGAATCCAAGGCGCACAAGCAGATGGGGACGCTGGGCGGAGGGAATCACTTCTGCGAGGTATGTCTGGATTCAGACGGGCAGGTGTGGGTTCTGCTGCATTCCGGAAGCCGGAATATCGGTAAGGAATTGGCGGAGCGGCATATGGCTGTTGCGCGAGCCCTGCCGCATAACCAGGATCTGCCGGATCGGGATCTCGCCGTATTTGTTTCCGGGACACCGGAAATGGATGCGTATCGGCGCGATCTGACCTGGGCGCAGGAGTATGCGGCGCGGAATCGTGCCGTCATGCTGGCACTGGTCTGCAAGGCGGTGCGGGATGAATTCTCCGAGCGTGAGGTGTCTTTCGATCAGCCGATCTCGTGCCACCACAACTATGTGGCAGAGGAGATTATCGATGGGATGAAGATGCTGGTTACTCGTAAGGGTGCGGTTCGGGCCGGGACGGGTGATCTGGCATTGATTCCGGGGTCGATGGGTACTCGATCGTATGTGGTTCGGGGCAAGGGGAATCCGGACTCGTTCTACTCGGCATCGCATGGGGCGGGACGGCGGATGAGCCGGAACGCGGCCAAGCGGCAGTTCACGGTTGCCGACCTCATTCGGCAGACCGAGGGGGTGGAGTCGCGCAAGGATGCGGGGGTCGTCGATGAGATTCCGGCCGCGTACAAGGACATCGATCAGGTGATCGCGGCGCAGGGGAATCTGGTGGATGTGGTGCATACGCTGCGACAGGTGTTGTGCGTCAAGGGATGA
- a CDS encoding FadD3 family acyl-CoA ligase: MDRRHAASIGGGSATAPVSTIPALVADRARRYPDAVAIAGPMGRLTFAELADAAGTVTRAAIASGIEAGDRVGIWAPNSTRWIVTALGMLGAGATLVPISTRLRGAEAAEVLTRSGAKAVCTVQEFLGRDYPAMLAESGYPLPSLEHLILLDDSRGEAAERWDISSWAGFLAPETVVPPEAVAERAAQIDPESVSDILFTSGTTGVPKGVLATHQQTLAVFARWADAVALRPRDRYLLVNPFSHTFGYKAGIVACLLRTATMIPVERFDADAALRLIESERITVLAGPPTLFTDLLNADHSDYLLGSLRLAGTGGSTIPAELVERIRTDLGVPSVFTAYGLTESIGVVTVCPPDAPAELLSVTVGKALPDTEIRIVDRDGSDAPVGEPGEIVVKGPNVMLGYLDDPEATAAVIDAAGYLHTGDVGTLDENGYLRITDRLKDMFIVGGFNAYPAEIERVLLQHPAIRDVAIIGVPDDRLGEVGRAVIVPENAADADADAIIEWSKAKLAGYKVPREVVFTESLPRNAGGKVNKGRLRTITR, encoded by the coding sequence GTGGCGGTTCCGCGACCGCACCGGTATCGACAATTCCGGCCCTGGTGGCCGATCGTGCGCGGCGGTATCCCGATGCGGTCGCCATTGCCGGGCCGATGGGGCGGCTGACCTTCGCCGAGTTGGCCGATGCGGCGGGTACGGTGACTCGGGCCGCCATCGCGTCGGGGATCGAGGCCGGGGATCGGGTGGGGATCTGGGCGCCGAACAGCACTCGATGGATTGTGACGGCGCTGGGCATGCTCGGCGCGGGGGCGACGCTGGTGCCGATCAGTACGCGACTGCGCGGGGCCGAGGCGGCCGAGGTGCTCACCCGCAGCGGGGCCAAGGCGGTCTGTACGGTGCAGGAGTTCCTGGGCCGGGACTATCCGGCAATGCTGGCGGAGTCCGGCTATCCGCTGCCGTCGCTGGAACACCTTATCCTGCTGGATGATTCGCGCGGTGAGGCCGCCGAACGCTGGGATATCAGTTCCTGGGCAGGGTTTCTCGCACCCGAGACGGTGGTGCCGCCGGAGGCGGTCGCCGAACGGGCGGCGCAGATCGATCCGGAATCCGTCTCGGACATTCTGTTCACCTCCGGCACCACGGGCGTCCCGAAGGGCGTACTCGCCACGCACCAGCAGACTTTGGCGGTGTTCGCGCGCTGGGCCGATGCGGTGGCGCTGCGCCCGCGTGACCGGTATCTGCTGGTGAATCCGTTCTCGCACACCTTCGGATACAAAGCGGGCATCGTCGCCTGCCTGCTACGCACCGCGACCATGATCCCGGTCGAGCGATTCGACGCCGATGCCGCGCTTCGCCTGATCGAGAGCGAGCGGATCACCGTATTGGCCGGTCCCCCAACACTCTTCACCGATCTGCTGAACGCCGATCACAGCGACTATCTGCTGGGTTCACTCCGGCTGGCGGGCACCGGAGGTTCGACCATCCCCGCCGAGCTGGTGGAGCGGATTCGCACCGATCTCGGTGTGCCCTCCGTCTTCACGGCCTACGGTCTCACCGAGTCGATAGGCGTCGTCACGGTCTGCCCGCCCGATGCCCCCGCCGAACTTCTCTCCGTTACGGTCGGAAAAGCACTGCCCGACACCGAAATCCGCATTGTCGATCGGGACGGTTCGGATGCGCCGGTGGGCGAGCCCGGTGAGATCGTCGTCAAAGGCCCCAATGTGATGCTCGGCTATCTGGACGATCCGGAGGCCACCGCCGCCGTCATCGACGCCGCCGGCTATCTGCACACCGGCGACGTCGGTACCCTGGACGAGAACGGTTACCTACGCATCACCGACCGACTCAAGGACATGTTCATTGTCGGCGGATTCAACGCCTACCCCGCCGAGATCGAGCGAGTTCTCCTGCAACACCCGGCAATTCGGGATGTCGCCATTATCGGGGTACCCGATGACCGACTCGGTGAAGTCGGACGCGCGGTCATCGTTCCCGAGAACGCCGCCGACGCGGATGCCGACGCGATAATCGAGTGGTCGAAGGCGAAGCTCGCCGGTTACAAGGTGCCGCGCGAAGTCGTGTTCACCGAGAGTCTGCCCCGCAACGCGGGCGGCAAGGTGAACAAGGGGCGGCTGCGGACCATAACCCGATAG